One Echinicola strongylocentroti DNA window includes the following coding sequences:
- a CDS encoding Spx/MgsR family RNA polymerase-binding regulatory protein — MGTTLSVYGIKNCDTMKKTFNLLEEEGIAYHFVDYKKTPPTQSLLESFLEKVPLDKLVNKRGTTYRKLSDDEKIKMDEEATALPILVENSSMIKRPVMVYPDGEVVLGFQKEIILDKK, encoded by the coding sequence ATGGGAACAACGCTCAGTGTCTATGGTATCAAAAACTGCGATACCATGAAAAAGACCTTCAACCTGCTGGAGGAAGAAGGCATTGCCTACCATTTTGTGGACTATAAGAAAACGCCTCCTACACAATCACTTTTGGAGAGCTTCTTGGAAAAAGTGCCTTTGGACAAATTGGTGAACAAAAGAGGGACTACTTATAGAAAGCTGTCGGATGATGAGAAAATAAAAATGGATGAAGAGGCTACCGCTCTACCGATATTGGTGGAGAATAGTAGCATGATCAAAAGGCCAGTAATGGTGTATCCAGATGGAGAGGTGGTTTTAGGATTTCAGAAAGAGATCATTTTGGACAAAAAATAA